One Dokdonia sp. Dokd-P16 genomic window carries:
- the arsM gene encoding arsenosugar biosynthesis arsenite methyltransferase ArsM, which yields MSYLDATNDLYKEAALTPDVGLCCTTNPIWELPGLKIPKIMQEMNYGCGSTVNARDLTNEPKMLYVGVGGGMELLQFAYFNRNKGGVVGVDVVDEMLEASRKNFEEAERLNPWFKSEFVDLQKGDALNLNVADNSIDVAAQNCLFNIFKAEDLKRAIAEMYRVLKPHGKLVMSDPTCEQEMNEELRNDDRLRALCLSGSLPIAEYVKALTDAGFGTIEIRARKPYRILNPGAYPTDELIYIESIEVAAIKDPMPADGPCIFTGKAAIYYGEEDFFDDKLGHILLKNQPLAICDKTAGALAALGRDDIFISESTYHYDGGGCC from the coding sequence ATGAGCTACTTAGATGCTACAAATGATCTTTATAAAGAAGCAGCACTTACACCAGATGTAGGACTTTGCTGTACTACAAATCCTATTTGGGAATTACCTGGACTAAAGATCCCAAAGATTATGCAGGAGATGAACTACGGTTGCGGAAGCACTGTAAACGCTCGTGACCTTACTAATGAGCCTAAGATGCTATATGTAGGTGTAGGTGGTGGTATGGAGCTTTTACAGTTTGCATATTTTAATCGCAATAAAGGTGGCGTAGTAGGTGTAGACGTGGTGGATGAAATGCTAGAGGCGTCTCGTAAAAACTTTGAAGAAGCAGAGAGGTTAAACCCTTGGTTTAAGAGCGAATTTGTAGATCTTCAAAAAGGAGATGCTCTTAACCTCAATGTAGCAGATAACTCAATAGACGTAGCTGCACAAAACTGCCTCTTCAACATCTTTAAAGCCGAAGATTTAAAACGTGCTATTGCAGAGATGTATCGCGTGCTTAAACCTCACGGCAAGCTTGTAATGAGCGACCCTACTTGTGAGCAAGAAATGAATGAAGAGTTGCGCAATGATGATCGTTTACGTGCGCTTTGTCTTTCTGGAAGTCTACCCATAGCCGAGTATGTAAAAGCACTTACAGATGCTGGTTTTGGAACTATTGAGATAAGAGCTCGCAAGCCATATAGAATACTTAATCCTGGGGCGTATCCTACAGATGAGCTCATATACATTGAGTCTATTGAAGTTGCAGCAATCAAAGACCCTATGCCAGCAGACGGACCTTGTATTTTTACAGGAAAAGCTGCCATTTATTACGGAGAAGAAGATTTCTTTGATGATAAGCTAGGACACATCCTTCTTAAGAATCAGCCGCTGGCTATTTGTGATAAGACTGCTGGAGCACTTGCTGCTTTAGGACGTGATGACATCTTTATAAGTGAGTCTACTTATCATTATGATGGTGGTGGATGTTGTTAA
- a CDS encoding nitroreductase family protein, translating to MSFINAMQERYTTKKYNASKKIDSKHIEELKEILRLSPSSINSQPWKFTFVSDEATKEKLSKVSWINTEKVTDSDTVVVFSRINDLATFEKQIEEELPQGAVDYYKEYLKPLPEQEIKAWFDKQVYLSLGVLLSACAAMKIDATPMEGIEPENYDKIIDNKGYATLVAVAIGYRDEDDFNQPSKKPKSRIALEKVVESI from the coding sequence ATGAGTTTTATAAATGCAATGCAAGAACGTTATACTACAAAGAAGTATAACGCATCAAAAAAAATAGATAGTAAACACATAGAAGAGCTTAAGGAAATACTTCGCTTAAGTCCATCTTCCATCAATAGTCAGCCATGGAAATTCACTTTTGTTTCTGACGAGGCTACCAAGGAAAAACTTTCTAAAGTATCGTGGATTAATACCGAGAAGGTAACAGATAGTGATACTGTAGTTGTTTTTAGCAGGATTAATGATCTAGCAACCTTTGAAAAACAAATAGAAGAAGAACTACCTCAGGGTGCAGTAGATTACTATAAAGAATACCTAAAACCGCTACCAGAGCAAGAAATCAAGGCTTGGTTTGACAAGCAGGTATATTTATCGCTAGGAGTATTATTAAGCGCCTGTGCTGCGATGAAAATTGATGCAACTCCAATGGAAGGTATTGAGCCAGAAAATTACGATAAGATTATAGATAACAAAGGCTACGCAACGCTAGTAGCTGTTGCAATAGGATATCGCGATGAGGATGATTTTAATCAACCTAGTAAAAAGCCAAAGTCAAGAATAGCTTTAGAAAAAGTAGTAGAAAGCATCTAA
- a CDS encoding sterol desaturase family protein: MRKYLDTFLQSYSDYWSYFKREIFFENNWDNYFWGLIIVSLVVWGLEIAFPWRKNQKIFREDFWMDLFYMFFNFFFLNLIVFIALTNTAALFFDDILGVVGLALSDFQLFDVDTLPFGVGLLIFFIISDFVQWNTHRILHRVPFLWNFHKVHHSTKEMAFAAQMRYHWVEPIMYKSFLYIPIAIIGGFDLAYVAIIHFTALTVGHLNHANIGWDYGPLKYILNNPKMHIWHHAKELPERVKYGVNFGLTLSVWDYLFGTSHVPHDGRDIELGFDGDETFPTDFVGQITYPLSEKEK; encoded by the coding sequence ATGCGCAAATACTTAGATACTTTCTTACAATCTTACTCCGACTATTGGAGTTATTTTAAGCGTGAGATTTTCTTTGAGAATAACTGGGACAACTATTTCTGGGGATTAATAATTGTATCTCTTGTAGTCTGGGGACTAGAAATTGCATTCCCATGGCGTAAGAATCAGAAGATTTTCCGTGAAGACTTCTGGATGGACTTATTTTATATGTTCTTTAATTTCTTCTTCCTCAATCTCATCGTATTTATCGCACTTACAAATACAGCAGCACTCTTCTTTGATGATATTCTGGGCGTTGTAGGATTAGCATTGAGTGATTTCCAACTTTTTGATGTAGACACACTACCCTTTGGCGTAGGGTTGCTTATCTTTTTTATCATATCTGACTTTGTGCAGTGGAACACGCACAGAATACTACACAGAGTTCCTTTTTTATGGAATTTTCATAAAGTGCATCACTCAACAAAGGAGATGGCTTTTGCAGCACAGATGCGCTATCACTGGGTAGAGCCTATTATGTACAAGTCCTTTTTATACATTCCTATTGCAATTATAGGTGGTTTTGACCTTGCATATGTGGCTATTATACATTTCACCGCACTTACTGTAGGTCATCTCAACCATGCAAATATAGGCTGGGATTATGGACCGCTTAAGTATATTCTCAATAACCCGAAGATGCACATCTGGCATCACGCAAAAGAATTACCTGAGCGTGTAAAGTATGGCGTAAATTTCGGACTAACATTGAGTGTATGGGATTACCTTTTTGGAACTAGTCACGTTCCTCATGATGGTCGTGATATCGAATTAGGATTTGATGGAGATGAAACATTTCCAACAGATTTTGTAGGTCAAATCACCTACCCTCTTTCTGAAAAAGAAAAGTAG
- a CDS encoding DUF547 domain-containing protein: MKNFLRLLTISAFAITLQSCATLAAGGITSQGQPTKQVEGTLTSTTANSPVNVDHSAWDKLLKKHVDSKGMVDYKGFAKDQGALNAYLDKLASLDPNNDWSVQELLAYYINIYNAYTVDQILKNPNVTSIKEIDGVWTKGIVTVQNRKLSLGGIENGVLRKMNEPRIHFAINCASISCPPLLREAYTAGKINEQLERATKEFINSDKNTITTNKAELSSIFKFYTKDFYRGSNESLIPYLNKYSTVEVAGDAPVTFKDYNWGLNNQ; this comes from the coding sequence ATGAAAAACTTCTTACGATTACTTACCATAAGTGCCTTTGCAATCACACTGCAAAGTTGCGCTACACTAGCAGCAGGCGGAATTACAAGTCAAGGACAGCCTACTAAACAAGTAGAAGGAACACTTACCTCAACCACTGCAAACTCTCCTGTAAATGTAGATCACTCTGCGTGGGACAAGCTTCTTAAAAAGCATGTAGACTCAAAAGGAATGGTAGATTATAAAGGATTTGCTAAGGATCAAGGAGCCCTTAATGCTTATTTAGATAAGCTTGCGAGCCTAGACCCTAATAATGACTGGAGCGTTCAAGAATTGCTGGCTTATTACATCAATATTTACAATGCGTATACCGTAGATCAAATCCTTAAAAATCCAAATGTTACGAGCATAAAAGAAATAGACGGGGTATGGACTAAGGGAATTGTTACCGTGCAAAACCGCAAGCTTTCCCTAGGAGGAATTGAGAATGGGGTGCTGCGTAAGATGAACGAACCTAGAATACACTTTGCTATAAATTGCGCTTCTATTTCTTGCCCACCATTATTAAGAGAAGCTTATACTGCTGGAAAGATTAATGAACAACTAGAAAGAGCAACAAAGGAGTTTATAAACAGTGACAAGAATACTATCACAACTAATAAAGCTGAGTTATCTTCGATTTTTAAATTTTATACAAAGGACTTTTATAGAGGATCTAATGAGAGTTTAATCCCTTACTTAAATAAATACAGTACGGTAGAAGTTGCAGGAGATGCTCCCGTAACTTTTAAAGATTACAACTGGGGATTAAATAACCAGTAA
- a CDS encoding head GIN domain-containing protein translates to MKNKYLIVVLLPVMMWFASCDTEDTLSCLKTSGSIITEQYDLASFDSIIVFERVQLVVKDAPEISVVLETGENLLEDFEVYVEDNTLIVKNNASCNLVRDYDTSILRVSHPNLSQIRNSSGSTVLGDGLISWNTLRLVSDDLIEEDFYHKDGDFDMELDSENVLLQCNGLSNFFIRGAVTNLDINLLEGDSRLPLQDLAVQNVTIFHRGTNDVLISPQLSITGELRSTGNLILNNTPPIVDVEAFFTGEVIFD, encoded by the coding sequence ATGAAAAACAAATATTTAATAGTAGTGTTGTTGCCAGTGATGATGTGGTTTGCATCATGTGATACTGAGGATACATTATCATGTCTCAAAACAAGCGGATCCATAATCACTGAGCAATATGACCTGGCAAGCTTTGATAGTATCATAGTTTTTGAACGTGTACAATTAGTCGTAAAAGATGCTCCAGAGATATCAGTAGTACTAGAAACAGGAGAAAATCTGCTAGAAGATTTTGAGGTTTATGTAGAGGATAATACGCTCATCGTAAAAAATAATGCCTCATGTAATCTTGTTAGAGATTATGATACTTCTATATTACGTGTATCACATCCTAATTTAAGTCAGATTAGAAATAGTAGCGGCAGTACAGTTTTAGGAGACGGACTCATAAGTTGGAATACCTTGCGCTTAGTGTCTGATGATCTTATCGAGGAAGATTTTTATCATAAAGATGGAGATTTTGATATGGAGCTAGATTCAGAAAATGTTTTACTTCAATGTAATGGGTTATCTAACTTCTTTATACGAGGAGCGGTCACTAATCTAGATATTAACTTGCTGGAGGGTGATAGTAGATTGCCACTACAGGATCTAGCGGTTCAGAATGTCACTATTTTCCATAGAGGTACAAATGATGTATTGATCTCTCCCCAATTATCAATTACAGGAGAACTTAGAAGTACTGGTAATTTGATATTGAATAACACGCCACCTATTGTAGATGTGGAAGCATTTTTTACAGGAGAAGTTATTTTTGATTAG
- a CDS encoding rhodanese-like domain-containing protein, which produces MNTKNIAYILLLLVSAVSFGQSDMDVLLKQYNTRSVPYISVQELKMEMSDYLILDTRKKEEFDVSHIPGAVWVSEKVNDSMYAFAKAKKDQPIVVYCSVGIRSEDFGERLKKKGFTNVKNLYGSIFAWKDEGYEIQNKNNQPTDSVHVFSKVWGKYLKTGNKVY; this is translated from the coding sequence GTGAACACTAAGAATATCGCTTACATATTACTTCTATTGGTTTCGGCAGTTTCATTTGGACAGTCGGATATGGATGTGCTCTTAAAACAGTACAACACGCGCTCTGTTCCTTATATTTCTGTGCAAGAACTCAAGATGGAAATGAGTGACTATTTAATTTTAGACACTCGTAAAAAAGAAGAGTTTGATGTGAGTCATATCCCTGGAGCGGTGTGGGTTTCTGAGAAGGTGAATGATAGTATGTACGCTTTCGCGAAAGCAAAAAAAGATCAACCCATCGTCGTTTATTGCTCCGTAGGGATACGCTCTGAAGATTTTGGCGAGCGACTGAAGAAGAAAGGATTTACAAATGTCAAAAATCTATACGGAAGCATATTTGCTTGGAAAGATGAAGGCTACGAAATTCAAAACAAAAACAACCAACCAACCGACTCTGTTCACGTATTTTCCAAAGTATGGGGAAAGTATTTAAAAACAGGAAATAAAGTTTACTAG
- a CDS encoding acyloxyacyl hydrolase, whose translation MNYLRQLAITFSCILTITIHAQEGKVRPFDLEADFFYGTLLEHNPDISHLITEHPQGIMLAYNRKTYGYEEWERRYNFPDVGYTFVYQDMKNENLGELYSAYAHYNFYYWKRRLQFRIGQGVAIATNPYDRETNFMNNAYGTTVLSSTMLKFGFKQDNIFKNIGVHAGVTIIHYSNANLKAPNNSTNTWAFTAGINYFPKANEFPDYIPLGEKTSYSEPVHYNLVVSGGANQSDINNSPRYGFLTLTAFADKRINHKSSFTAGVDAFFANFLKELIRYESVAFPDGEVTGDEDWKRFGVFIGHELHFNELSFVSQLGYYVYYPYDFEGRFYNRLGLKRTFGEHFSGSMVVKAHGAKAEAVEFGLGYRF comes from the coding sequence ATGAATTACTTGCGCCAGCTAGCAATTACTTTTTCGTGTATACTAACCATCACGATACATGCACAAGAAGGAAAAGTGCGTCCTTTTGATCTCGAGGCAGATTTTTTTTATGGTACGCTCTTAGAGCATAATCCTGATATATCTCATCTTATAACAGAGCATCCGCAGGGAATAATGCTTGCTTATAACCGTAAAACATACGGGTACGAGGAATGGGAGCGACGCTATAATTTTCCAGATGTGGGGTACACTTTTGTGTATCAAGACATGAAAAATGAAAATCTAGGAGAATTATATAGCGCCTATGCGCACTATAACTTTTACTACTGGAAGCGTAGATTACAGTTTAGAATAGGGCAAGGAGTTGCAATTGCTACAAATCCATATGACAGAGAGACTAACTTTATGAATAATGCATACGGAACTACTGTGTTGAGTAGCACCATGCTTAAATTTGGTTTCAAGCAGGATAATATCTTTAAAAATATAGGAGTACACGCAGGGGTTACCATTATCCACTATAGTAATGCCAACCTTAAAGCACCTAATAACTCCACAAATACTTGGGCATTTACTGCGGGGATTAATTATTTTCCAAAAGCAAATGAGTTTCCAGATTACATCCCACTAGGAGAAAAAACATCATACTCAGAGCCTGTACATTATAACCTAGTTGTGAGTGGTGGAGCAAATCAAAGTGATATTAATAACTCGCCGCGATATGGCTTCTTAACGCTTACGGCATTTGCAGATAAGCGTATTAATCACAAATCTAGTTTTACAGCAGGTGTAGATGCATTTTTTGCAAATTTCTTAAAAGAGCTTATTCGTTATGAGTCTGTCGCTTTTCCAGATGGAGAAGTTACAGGCGATGAAGACTGGAAACGTTTTGGAGTTTTTATAGGACATGAGTTGCACTTTAATGAGCTCTCGTTTGTGTCACAGCTCGGGTACTATGTGTATTATCCGTACGATTTTGAAGGAAGGTTTTATAATCGATTAGGGCTTAAAAGAACTTTTGGAGAGCACTTTTCTGGAAGTATGGTCGTAAAAGCACACGGAGCAAAAGCAGAGGCGGTTGAATTTGGACTAGGATATAGATTTTAA
- a CDS encoding purine-nucleoside phosphorylase: MEKYIIETADYLKGKGFEKPEVGIILGTGLGQLIDRVEIEHTASYNHIPNFPTATVEFHTGKLIYGTLEGKKVIIMQGRFHVYEGYSLTDVTYPVRVMHALGIKHLLVSNASGAINLDFKKGELMLIDDHINLQGGSPLAFKGVEKMGERFVDMSAPYDAAMNNTLRDIAKKNNINLHEGIYASVVGPQLETRAEYRYLKIIGADAVGMSTVPEIIVANHLKLPVVAVSVLTDECDPDNLKPVNIPEIIAMAGKAEPEMITLFTGLIKSL, translated from the coding sequence ATGGAAAAATATATCATAGAAACAGCAGACTATTTAAAAGGTAAGGGATTTGAGAAACCTGAAGTTGGTATCATTTTAGGTACTGGCCTTGGGCAACTTATTGATCGTGTTGAGATAGAACACACCGCGAGTTATAATCATATCCCTAACTTCCCAACGGCAACGGTAGAGTTCCACACAGGTAAATTAATTTACGGTACGCTAGAAGGTAAAAAGGTTATCATTATGCAAGGTCGTTTTCACGTGTATGAAGGCTACTCACTTACAGATGTAACTTACCCAGTACGTGTAATGCACGCTTTAGGCATCAAGCATCTATTAGTATCTAATGCTTCTGGAGCGATTAACCTTGATTTCAAAAAAGGAGAATTAATGCTCATAGATGATCACATTAATCTACAAGGTGGATCACCGCTAGCTTTTAAAGGAGTGGAAAAAATGGGAGAGCGCTTTGTAGATATGAGCGCACCTTATGATGCTGCTATGAACAATACGCTACGTGACATCGCAAAGAAAAACAATATTAATCTTCACGAAGGAATATATGCATCTGTTGTGGGGCCACAACTGGAGACTAGAGCAGAATATCGTTACTTAAAAATCATAGGAGCAGATGCTGTAGGGATGAGTACTGTACCAGAAATTATCGTGGCAAACCACTTAAAACTTCCAGTGGTGGCGGTTTCTGTACTTACAGATGAGTGTGACCCAGATAACCTCAAGCCTGTAAATATTCCAGAAATAATTGCAATGGCTGGTAAGGCAGAGCCAGAAATGATTACGCTATTTACGGGATTGATTAAATCTTTGTAA
- a CDS encoding YqaE/Pmp3 family membrane protein — protein sequence MSILTIILSLIFPPLAVALEKGAGKDLIINIILTLLGWLPGVIHAFYVNGK from the coding sequence ATGTCAATTCTAACCATCATTTTAAGCCTTATATTTCCACCACTTGCAGTAGCCCTAGAGAAAGGAGCTGGCAAAGATTTAATTATAAATATTATTCTTACTTTATTAGGCTGGTTACCAGGTGTGATACATGCATTTTATGTAAATGGTAAATAA
- a CDS encoding TIGR04282 family arsenosugar biosynthesis glycosyltransferase, which produces MKKNIVLIFTRNPELGKVKSRLAKGVGQENALEIYKTLLAHTKDVVATLNCTKRVGYSVQVRPDDMWDNAIFEKFQQEGEDLGVRMHNAFEQAFADGYDNVLIVGSDLFDLRASHINEAFDALQSNDAVIGPAQDGGYYLLGMSKLIKEVFYNKEWGGDTVFKSTMDNLATAKVHQLETLNDIDFAEDLKPYAEFAQYLQ; this is translated from the coding sequence ATGAAAAAAAATATAGTACTCATATTCACCAGAAATCCAGAGCTAGGCAAAGTAAAAAGCAGACTTGCCAAAGGTGTAGGTCAAGAAAATGCGCTTGAGATTTACAAAACCCTACTCGCGCACACTAAGGACGTAGTTGCAACTTTAAATTGCACAAAACGCGTAGGTTACTCTGTGCAAGTACGCCCAGATGACATGTGGGATAATGCTATTTTTGAAAAATTCCAGCAAGAAGGTGAAGATCTAGGAGTACGTATGCACAATGCCTTCGAGCAAGCGTTTGCAGATGGGTATGACAATGTACTCATTGTGGGAAGTGATCTTTTTGACTTGCGCGCTTCTCACATAAATGAGGCGTTTGACGCGCTACAATCTAACGATGCAGTAATAGGTCCAGCGCAAGATGGAGGCTATTACTTACTAGGTATGAGTAAGCTTATAAAAGAAGTGTTTTACAATAAAGAATGGGGCGGAGATACGGTTTTTAAAAGTACTATGGATAATCTAGCAACGGCAAAAGTTCATCAACTAGAAACACTTAACGACATTGACTTTGCCGAAGATTTAAAACCATATGCTGAGTTTGCTCAGTATTTACAATAA
- a CDS encoding DUF547 domain-containing protein translates to MQKLIYFILAIALITGCSSSKNVTTPAEPEVAMVITESRVEIPQTVITDTEEAESTISEPEEVVEVAVSNNEPEEVVEVIEEVSNFNHDAFDTLLKKYVSKEGNVNYNGIKSNWSSLRAYIASLGQSLPTATWSQEEKLSYWMNAYNAMTIDLILRNYPLESIKDIKDPWDQRFWKLGNKWYNLNEIEHEILRKMGDARIHFGINCASYSCPPLLNEAFTPSEVDAQLEMLSRKFINDPTRNTITSDRVEVSKIFTWFAKDFKTDGSLIDFLNRYSTTSISENAKVRYRDYDWTLNK, encoded by the coding sequence ATGCAAAAATTAATTTACTTCATACTTGCAATTGCACTTATCACTGGCTGTAGCAGTTCTAAAAATGTTACAACTCCTGCCGAACCTGAGGTTGCTATGGTGATTACCGAGTCCCGCGTTGAAATACCGCAAACGGTAATTACAGATACTGAAGAAGCAGAATCAACAATCTCCGAACCAGAGGAAGTCGTTGAAGTTGCCGTCTCAAATAATGAACCCGAAGAGGTTGTTGAAGTTATAGAAGAAGTTTCCAATTTTAATCATGACGCTTTTGATACACTTTTAAAGAAATACGTTTCTAAAGAAGGTAATGTGAACTACAATGGTATTAAATCTAATTGGAGTAGTTTACGTGCATATATTGCTTCTCTAGGGCAATCGCTGCCTACAGCAACTTGGTCGCAAGAAGAGAAACTATCCTACTGGATGAATGCGTATAATGCGATGACGATAGATCTTATACTACGTAATTATCCACTTGAAAGTATAAAAGATATTAAAGATCCGTGGGATCAACGCTTTTGGAAATTAGGTAACAAGTGGTATAATCTCAATGAGATTGAGCATGAAATTCTACGTAAAATGGGAGATGCTCGTATACATTTTGGGATAAACTGCGCTTCTTATTCTTGTCCGCCGCTACTCAATGAGGCATTTACACCTAGCGAGGTAGATGCGCAATTAGAGATGCTTTCTCGCAAATTTATTAATGATCCTACTCGCAATACTATCACAAGTGATCGCGTAGAAGTTTCAAAGATTTTCACGTGGTTTGCCAAAGATTTCAAAACAGACGGATCACTCATAGATTTCTTAAATCGCTACTCAACGACTTCAATTTCAGAGAATGCAAAAGTACGTTATCGTGATTACGACTGGACATTGAATAAGTAG
- a CDS encoding metallophosphoesterase family protein, with amino-acid sequence MDKKIKNIGNLTGKILLYGGVYSNLQALEKLKSIAEQQGIAPENCICTGDIVGYCAQPEETVQLYKIWGTHGIAGNVEKQLSEGAEDCGCDFREGSRCDGFSQLWYPYAQSKLSKNSLETLEALPDHITFTYAGKKITVVHGSYHHISEFIFRSTPWEMKGSNFDATQSDVIIAGHCGLPFHTEQEDKIWLNPGVIGMPANDGSTEVWYAILDDTSGNLSYEHHTFAYNYKLTSQLMQNGLLPEEYARTIVTGIWDNTEILPPVESGLQGFGIKL; translated from the coding sequence ATGGATAAAAAGATAAAAAACATAGGCAATCTCACTGGTAAAATACTCCTTTATGGCGGTGTGTATAGCAATCTACAAGCGCTAGAGAAACTAAAGTCTATTGCAGAGCAGCAAGGAATTGCACCAGAAAATTGCATATGCACTGGAGATATCGTGGGATATTGTGCGCAACCAGAAGAAACGGTGCAACTCTATAAAATATGGGGAACACACGGTATTGCTGGTAATGTAGAAAAACAGCTAAGCGAAGGCGCAGAAGATTGTGGATGTGACTTTAGAGAAGGATCGCGTTGTGATGGTTTTAGCCAACTGTGGTATCCTTATGCACAAAGCAAGCTCTCTAAGAATTCGCTAGAAACATTAGAGGCACTTCCAGACCATATTACGTTTACCTACGCTGGTAAAAAGATTACGGTTGTACACGGATCATACCATCATATCTCTGAATTTATATTTAGATCTACGCCTTGGGAAATGAAAGGTTCAAATTTTGATGCAACGCAAAGTGATGTAATCATTGCGGGACATTGCGGCCTGCCTTTTCATACGGAGCAAGAAGATAAAATCTGGCTCAACCCTGGCGTAATCGGTATGCCCGCAAATGATGGTTCTACCGAAGTGTGGTATGCCATTCTAGATGACACTTCTGGCAATCTTAGCTATGAACATCATACCTTTGCATATAATTACAAGCTCACGAGCCAGTTAATGCAAAACGGCTTACTGCCAGAAGAATATGCACGTACCATCGTAACTGGCATCTGGGACAATACAGAAATACTGCCACCTGTAGAGAGTGGCTTACAAGGATTTGGTATAAAACTATAA
- a CDS encoding TIGR04283 family arsenosugar biosynthesis glycosyltransferase, which translates to MKPSISIVIPVLNESETIIKLLAHLKEKASSSIYVKQIIVVDGGSKDDTYKLVSSYSNHNPQVTVIKSAKGRAKQMNTGAAIATSSILYFLHADSYPPQDYDKYIVEQVVTGNPAGCFKMKFDSNHWWLKLAGWLTQFKWRACRGGDQSQFITAQLFKELGTFDERYIIYEDNDLINKLYAKRKFVVIQEWLTTSARRYDENGVWKLQFHFWSIYVRKWFGASAEDLHKYYLKKIS; encoded by the coding sequence ATGAAGCCTTCTATTTCGATTGTCATACCGGTACTTAATGAATCTGAAACGATTATTAAATTACTAGCACACTTGAAAGAGAAGGCTTCTTCTAGTATTTATGTCAAGCAAATTATTGTAGTTGATGGAGGAAGCAAAGATGATACTTACAAGCTCGTAAGCAGCTATAGCAATCACAATCCTCAGGTCACAGTGATAAAATCTGCAAAGGGCAGAGCTAAACAAATGAATACAGGAGCGGCCATCGCCACAAGCTCAATTCTCTACTTTTTACATGCAGACTCTTACCCTCCTCAAGACTATGATAAGTATATCGTGGAGCAAGTAGTTACTGGTAATCCTGCTGGATGTTTTAAGATGAAATTTGACTCTAACCACTGGTGGTTAAAACTCGCTGGATGGCTCACACAATTTAAGTGGAGAGCCTGCAGAGGAGGAGATCAAAGTCAGTTTATTACGGCACAGTTATTTAAGGAGCTAGGCACTTTTGACGAGCGTTATATTATTTATGAAGATAATGACCTCATCAATAAGTTATATGCTAAGCGTAAATTTGTCGTAATTCAAGAATGGCTAACTACCTCTGCACGACGCTATGATGAGAATGGTGTGTGGAAATTGCAGTTTCACTTCTGGAGTATTTATGTGCGTAAGTGGTTTGGCGCAAGCGCAGAAGATTTACATAAGTACTATCTCAAAAAAATTTCTTAG